A genomic region of Anopheles coustani chromosome 3, idAnoCousDA_361_x.2, whole genome shotgun sequence contains the following coding sequences:
- the LOC131271455 gene encoding fibroblast growth factor receptor homolog 1-like, with protein sequence MATHVTLVTVCCWGLLGMLWTVEPAAGYKLSSSDPDTIRINLGNKKLVKETVPLYTKLIIKCNFDSPIWYKNGRLVPVDHKRAKSLRFELVRKTDAGYYSCGSEYNEWSNLTLSVFSQETDQYQSDGAGMANLERKSLHPPAPVAAGSLDQLDIMDNELKEGPPKFVGAPQSEQSQQKSQPIHREVGEPFRLRCDAVGQPKPQIRWLKDGQEYRDNSFKSTLVFKQLLASDAGTYVCEVCNRHGCVNSTTVLEVVEQGEPEPAYIQHNNMESHSQLQGDSGREFPAPISRHYPGVYKPQPDEDMDGDEDDPEGDEDDEGPTDGGHGTEDGTGAMNDTSDKAPFFTKWEQMTKLLPKPSGNMVRLRCPADGQPKPNITWTKDGGEIDRTMGQVKKVNWAIVLEDLVPQDSGFYNCLVCNRVGCINFTTKLEVNDRFPARPHFLETPKNVTALVNSTATFRCPVLSDLAPHFEWVRYQIVYKENVPVPQNVTNLKTDPDNPEVLTLENVTHADAGWYSCIAANGLGAANESAYLQVVDELPPDDVPIAHPVRTHSTLITVMTFVLSVCFLMLAVVVVVVCKKLKREKMKHRAMEHVNQWTKKVIVLKQAVVESSLPGMSEALQMPIVRIEKQRSTLVQSGNCDPTMISEYEFPIDLNWEFPRNKLHLGKSLGEGMFGKVVMAEAHGLVKGQPSTVVAVKMLKEGHTDADVKDLVCEMEVMKMIGKHVNIINLLGCCCKDGPLYVIVEYAPHGNLKNFLRSHRFGSNYEATGGEKEKKILTQKELISFAYQIARGMEHLASRRCIHRDLAARNILVSDNYVMKIADFGLARDIHDQEYYRKTTTGKLPIRWMAPESLEEKFYDSQSDVWSFGVLLWEIMTLGGNPYPSIPTWDNLLEHLKKGKRMEKPPLCSIEIYLFMRECWHYRPEERPTFSEIVQHLDRLVSITSNEEYLDLGLPQLETPPSSDDSEEEDDEEDCVDQAGVEHERVHMYRFNRSYNNDCMY encoded by the exons GCAATAAAAAACTCGTAAAAGAAACGGTCCCGCTGTACACGAAGCTGATCATCAAGTGCAATTTTGACAGTCCCATCTGGTACAAGAACGGCAGGCTTGTTCCGGTCGACCACAAGCGAGCGAAATC GTTACGGTTTGAGTTGGTGCGTAAAACGGATGCCGGTTACTACTCGTGCGGATCCGAGTATAACGAATGGTCCAACCTGACACTGTCGGTGTTCAGCCAGGAGACGGACCAGTACCAGAGCGACGGGGCCGGTATGGCAAACCTGGAGCGCAAAAGTCTTCACCCCCCCGCTCCGGTTGCGGCCGGATCCCTGGACCAGCTTGACATCATGGACAACGAGCTGAAGGAGGGTCCGCCAAAGTTTGTCGGAGCTCCCCAGTCGGAGCAGTCTCAGCAGAAATCTCAACCGATCCACCGGGAGGTGGGTGAACCGTTCCGACTGCGGTGCGATGCCGTCGGGCAGCCAAAGCCACAGATTCGCTGGCTAAAGGATGGCCAGGAGTACCGGGATAACTCGTTCAAGTCGACGCTCGTGTTCAAGCAGCTGCTGGCTTCCGATGCGGGAACGTACGTGTGTGAAGTTTGCAACCGCCATGGGTGCGTGAATTCCACCACGGTGCTGGAGGTGGTGGAACAGGGGGAACCGGAACCGGCCTACATTCAGCACAACAACATGGAGAGTCACTCGCAGCTGCAGGGCGACAGTGGTCGGGAGTTTCCGGCCCCGATTAGTCGGCACTATCCAGGTGTTTACAAGCCTCAGCCGGATGAGGATATGGATGGGGACGAAGATGACCCCGAGggtgatgaggatgatgaggGACCTACGGATGGAGGACACGGTACCGAAGATGGCACCGGTGCGATGAATGATACCAGCGATAAGGCACCGTTCTTCACCAAATGGGAGCAGATGACGAAGCTGTTACCGAAACCGTCCGGAAACATGGTCCGCCTGCGGTGTCCAGCCGATGGTCAACCGAAGCCAAACATCACCTGGACGAAGGATGGCGGCGAGATCGACCGGACGATGGGCCAGGTGAAGAAGGTCAACTGGGCCATCGTACTAGAGGACCTGGTGCCGCAGGACTCCGGGTTCTACAACTGTCTCGTTTGCAATCGGGTTGGTTGTATCAACTTTACCACCAAGCTGGAGGTGAACG ATCGCTTTCCGGCACGTCCACATTTTCTCGAAACGCCGAAGAATGTGACCGCGCTGGTCAACTCGACCGCAACCTTCCGCTGTCCGGTCTTGTCCGATCTGGCCCCCCATTTCGAGTGGGTGAGGTACCAAATCGTCTACAAAGAGAACGTTCCCGTGCCGCAGAACGTTACCAACCTCAAG ACCGATCCCGACAATCCGGAAGTGCTGACTTTGGAAAACGTAACGCATGCCGATGCTGGTTGGTACTCGTGCATCGCGGCCAACGGGCTCGGGGCGGCCAACGAGAGTGCCTACCTGCAGGTGGTTGACGAGCTGCCACCGGACGACGTACCGATCGCACATCCGGTTCGTACACACTCCACACTCATCACGGTCATGACGTTTGTCCTGTCCGTGTGCTTCCTGATGCTTgccgtggtcgtcgtcgtggtaTGCAAAAAGCTGAAGCGAGAAAAGATGAAGCATCGAGCCATGGAGCACGTGAACCAGTGGACGAAGAAGGTGATCGTGTTGAAGCAAGCGGTAGTCGAGAGCAGTCTCCCGGGGATGTCCGAAGCATTG caAATGCCAATAGTGCGGATAGAAAAGCAACGTTCGACGCTAGTGCAGAGTGGCAATTGCGATCCAACCATGATCTCGGAGTACGAGTTCCCGATTGATTTGAACTGGGAGTTTCCCCGAAATAAGTTACACCTCGGCAAGAGCTTGGGTGAAGGCATGTTCGGCAAAGTGGTGATGGCCGAGGCGCATGGTCTGGTCAAGGGACAACCGTCAACCGTGGTTGCAGTGAAGATGTTGAAAG AGGGTCATACGGATGCGGACGTAAAGGATCTCGTTTGCGAGATGGAAGTGATGAAGATGATCGGCAAGCACGTGAACATTATCAACCTGCTGGGATGCTGCTGCAAAGATGGGCCGCTGTATGTGATCGTGGAGTACGCGCCGCACGGTAACCTTAAGAACTTCCTGCGAAGCCATCGGTTCGGTTCGAACTACGAGGCAACCGGAGgggaaaaggagaagaaaatcctCACCCAAAAGGAGTTGATCTCGTTCGCCTATCAGATTGCACGCGGCATGGAACATTTGGCATCGAGACGG TGTATCCATCGAGATTTGGCAGCCCGTAACATTTTGGTGAGCGACAACTATGTGATGAAAATTGCCGACTTTGGACTGGCAAGAGATATCCACGATCAGGAGTATTATCGCAAAACGACAACAGGAAAGCTACCGATTCGCTGGATGGCGCCGGAATCGttggaggaaaagttttacgaCTCACAAAGCGATGt CTGGTCGTTTGGCGTTCTTCTTTGGGAAATAATGACACTGGGTGGAAATCCCTACCCTTCGATACCTACGTGGGACAATTTACTGGAGCATTTGAAGAAGGGTAAACGAATGGAAAAGCCACCACTTTGTTCTATAGAGAT ATATCTGTTTATGCGCGAGTGCTGGCACTACCGGCCAGAAGAACGACCAACCTTCAGCGAAATCGTTCAGCATTTGGATCGGCTAGTGAGTATAACGTCGAACGAGGAATACCTGGACCTTGGACTGCCTCAGCTCGAAACGCCTCCGTCCAGTGACGACAGTGAAGAggaagacgacgaggaggactgTGTCGATCAGGCCGGGGTGGAACATGAGCGAGTACACATGTATCGATTCAACAGAAGCTACAACAACGATTGCATGTACTAG
- the LOC131259619 gene encoding transcriptional adapter 2B, whose protein sequence is MAVSTELFAKYTCTNCQEDISGIRVHCVVCTDFELCLACFAAGAEIGPHRNDHSYQFMDSGILSIFRGKGGWSGREELHLLDAIEQYGFGNWEDISKHIESRLPEEAKEEYVSKFLNGTIGRHTWQTAVDQRPILTDHTTDDTGPLSQLLIQKLPPMDCTPEEAAALGYMPNRDDFEREYDPTAEQLVSTLSLQPDDEDVDMLLKLAQVDFYTRRLRERARRKRVVRDYQLIANFFRGNIKRARQNRDQREFRERLRTYSQFYTSLEFERLISSLERERALRIRLSELNRYRWNGIQRIDECIHFEQHVAAAQYRNTGPYGHGRTDNRNKGVSGETGRGASLVPAASTSAMGPTVPATSVPSAAAAPAAMGQAMAAQPHGLPMARRSESDARSSSSTDRRPMHHTDDRVCSEDLYSSKNCSDSLQREAATTPGSQPHQQHQVLAAVGGQKLLQPQHPSSGGAAAGSLAADPAQQPGGQLLTINEIQLCSSLNMPVTRYLTLKTVLLSRPALDHSIHSVAENIVKKYLVSSGWLQTSPQN, encoded by the exons ATGGCTG TTTCCACAGAACTGTTTGCGAAGTACACATGCACCAACTGCCAGGAAGATATTTCCGGGATTCGCGTGCACTGCGTCGTGTGCACCGATTTTGAGCTGTGTCTGGCG TGCTTTGCCGCTGGAGCCGAAATCGGTCCACATCGCAATGATCATTCGTATCAGTTCATGGACTCCGGGATCCTGTCGATTTTCCGCGGCAAAGGAGGCTGGTCGGGACGGGAGGAGTTACATCTGCTGGACGCAATCGAGCAGTATGGCTTCGGCAACTGGGAGGACATTAGCAAACATATCGAATCGCGCCTCCCAGAAGAGGCCAAGGAGGAGTATGTATCGAAGTTTCTCAACGGAACCATCGGCCGGCACACGTGGCAGACGGCGGTCGATCAACGACCCATCCTGACCGATCACACGACGGACGATACTGGTCCGCTGAGCCAGCTGTTGATACAGAAACTGCCTCCGATGGATTGCACGCCTGAAGAGGCGGCCGCGCTGGGATACATGCCGAATCGGGATGATTTTGAGCGAGAATATGACCCAACGGCAGAGCAGCTTGTTTCGACACTTTCGTTGCAGCCGGACGACGAGGATGTCGATATGCTGTTGAAGCTGGCGCAGGTCGACTTCTACACCAGAAGACTGCGTGAACGTGCCAGAAGGAAACGCGTTGTGCGGGATTATCAGCTGATTGCTAATTTCTTTCGTGGCAATATAAAACGTGCTCGGCAAAACCGCGATCAGCGTGAATTCCGGGAAAGACTACGAACGTACTCACAGTTTTACACGTCGCTGGAGTTCGAACGGCTGATCTCTTCGCTCGAGCGAGAACGAGCGCTAAGGATTCGGTTGTCCGAACTGAATCGCTACCGGTGGAACGGTATTCAGCGTATCGACGAATGTATCCACTTTGAGCAGCATGTGGCAGCGGCTCAGTACCGCAATACGGGACCGTATGGACACGGTCGAACT GACAACCGAAACAAAGGCGTCTCTGGAGAGACCGGCAGAGGGGCATCCTTGGTCCCGGCGGCCAGCACCAGCGCAATGGGCCCAACGGTGCCGGCAACCTCGGTTCCCTCGGCGGCAGCGGCACCGGCGGCAATGGGACAGGCGATGGCAGCACAGCCGCACGGACTGCCGATGGCAAGAAGAAGCGAAAGCGACGCCCGAAGCTCAAGTTCCACCGACCGAAGGCCCATGCACCACACCGACGACCGGGTTTGCTCCGAAGACTTATACAGCAGCAAAAATTGCTCGGATAGCTTACAGCGGGAAGCGGCGACGACCCCCGGCAGCCAACCTCATCAACAGCACCAGGTGCTGGCGGCGGTGGGCGGCCAGAAACTTCTGCAGCCCCAGCACCCGTCGAGCGGCGGCGCCGCGGCCGGAAGCCTGGCAGCCGATCCGGCACAGCAGCCCGGGGGTCAGCTGCTAACGATTAACGAAATTCAACTGTGCAGTTCGCTCAACATGCCCGTAACTAGATATCTTACGCTCAAGACGGTGCTGCTCAGCCGGCCGGCACTGGATCACAGCATCCACTCGGTGGCCGAGAACATCGTGAAGAAATACCTGGTCAGTAGCGGTTGGCTACAGACCAGTCCACAAAACTAA